A region of the Oceanihabitans sp. IOP_32 genome:
TAAGGTTAGAATTATTGACTCTGGTGATACCATGTTCTTAGAAGATCAATTGGTTCATAAATCAGATTTCATTAAAGAAAATGATGAGATTTTTGGTATGAAAGTGATTGAAGATGCTGGAGACTCTACAAACTTAAAAGCGGGACAAGTCGTTTCGCCAAGAGAGTTAAGAGACGAAAATTCTATTTTACGAAGAGAAGATAAAAATCTTGTAGTCGCTAGAGATGTACAACCAGCTACAGCAACACCTATACTACAAGGTATTACTAGAGCATCGCTCCAAACAAAATCATTTATTTCTGCAGCGTCGTTCCAAGAAACTACTAAAGTTTTAAACGAGGCCGCTGTAGCAGGAAAAGTAGATGCCTTAGAAGGACTTAAAGAAAATGTAATTGTTGGTCATAGAATTCCAGCAGGTACAGGTATGCGTGATTATGCGGATATTATTGTAGGTTCTAAAGAGGAATTTGATGAAATGATGCAAGTAAAAAAAGAATTAAACTATAACTAATATTTGGTATTCCCGCGAAGGCGGGAATCTCATAAATAAGAGTTCTATGATAAATAGAAACTAACAAAAAGCCTTCATGTAGATTACTTGAAGGCTTTTTTATTTAAACAACGATATATTATTAATAAGTCTTTCACTTTCGTGGAAGTACATAAACTAAATTACAATGGCAGACGAAAAAGAGAAACAAAAACAGGGACAGATTAATATCGAATTGGATGAGGCTGTTGCAGAAGGTATATACTCTAATTTAGCTATTATAAATCACTCAATATCCGAGTTTGTAGTCGATTTTGTGAGCATTATGCCTGGCGTTCCCAAAAGTAAAGTAAAATCAAGAATTATTTTAACACCACAGCATGCTAAACGTTTGCTAAAAGCTTTAAACGATAACGTAGCTAGATTTGAATCTACTCACGGCGAAATAAAGGATTATGAGCAACCGCCAATGCCTTTAAATTTTGGACCTACTGGTCAAGCCTAAAAAAACTGGTTCTAACATGAATATTGTGGAAACTAAATTTCGATTGCCGGACTTTGCGATTTAAGACATAAAACTAAAGCATTGGTGATAATGGTTTTTATTTCGGAGGAATCGAGCTGTCAAATTGTCATCAATCGAGGATCTTAGTTCCTTTTGTTCTATGTCCCATTAAGTACATAAAAACTCCTACCCACAGAAATAATAGTAGAACAAAAAAGCCTTTAAAATACACTTTTAAAGGCTTTTTGTTGATATTATACCAATGTTGTTTTGAAATGTCGTATGGTTAATTTGGTATCATATCTTGTATTAACAAAATCTAAACCTGTACTAGTCGAATTCAGATGTGAAGTGAAACTTGACGTTCGGATACTTTTGCTGTGTCATTTGTAAGGAAAATGCAGAGTCGGCCAAAAACACCAATTGATCTTGTTTGTCTTTAGCAAGATAACGTTGCTTAACCCGCACAAACTCTTTGTATTCCTCCGATTTCGCGTTTTTAGGATCTACCCAGCAGGCTTTAAAGACATTTAAATTCTCATAAGTACATTTCGCACCGTATTCATGCTCTAATCGATATTGAATCACTTCATATTGTAAAGCGCCCACGGTACCTATTACTTTTCTTCCGTTAAGTTCTAAAGTAAATAATTGTGCAACGCCTTCATCCATTAACTGGTCAATTCCTTTATAAAGCTGTTTAGATTTTAATGGGTCGGCATTATTAATATATCTAAAATGCTCTGGAGAGAAACTTGGTACACCCTTATAATTTATAATTTCGCCTTCGGTTAAGGTGTCTCCAATTTTAAAATTCCCGGTATCGTGAATACCAACAATGTCTCCGGGGTAAGAAGTATCTACAATTTCTTTTTTCTCGGCAAAAAAGGCATTCGGACTAGAAAATTTCATTTTCTTTTTGTTCCTAACATGTAAATATGGCTTGTTTCTTTCAAACATACCAGATACAATTTTTATAAAGGCTAAACGGTCTCTATGGTTTGGATCCATATTGGCGTGTATTTTAAAAACAAAACCAGTAAAGGCTTTCTCATCTGGCTTAACTAGACGCTCTTC
Encoded here:
- a CDS encoding DUF3467 domain-containing protein, producing MADEKEKQKQGQINIELDEAVAEGIYSNLAIINHSISEFVVDFVSIMPGVPKSKVKSRIILTPQHAKRLLKALNDNVARFESTHGEIKDYEQPPMPLNFGPTGQA